A window of Campylobacter ureolyticus contains these coding sequences:
- a CDS encoding sensor histidine kinase, whose translation MLSQKSLRTKFIIQLASGSSMLILIFSTMLYHYIKINIFETVVQVLNQEAVKLSSQNITNSFNFYTKELGHTPINVKITQNEKNLKKPKYTSIKTEEKSSLMLEYPYKNSIIILDTDTTFYNKLVSQVLTDIIIINATMIFLILFFALFLSRSLLIPVKLLSAKLSKLNEIALDHIDENEIPLEFKPLGMGINRLIDRIHTFIGYQKELFIGIAHELKTPLAVMKTKNEVTLLKPRDNEKYVETLKNNNISIDNMNKMISSILEIGRQEGAQFEKPVEIDIIKLIKETCLNFKILAQSKDKAIITKLKPDEFFMSIQPNLFLHIVQNFIQNAIKFSPQNSAIIIKSTILDDCFKLDVVDEGIGIDESLDLFAPFKRSGNKSGAGLGLFLAKGAADAMNAQISLKNRSDQKGVIATIKIPISKTSKKLNKAFK comes from the coding sequence ACTAAATTTATCATTCAATTAGCATCGGGCTCTTCGATGCTAATTTTAATATTTTCGACTATGCTTTACCACTATATAAAAATAAATATTTTTGAAACAGTGGTGCAGGTTTTAAACCAAGAGGCTGTAAAATTATCATCTCAAAATATAACCAATAGCTTTAACTTTTACACAAAAGAGCTTGGCCACACGCCAATAAATGTAAAAATAACTCAAAATGAAAAAAATCTAAAAAAACCAAAATATACAAGCATAAAAACAGAAGAAAAATCATCTCTTATGCTTGAATATCCCTATAAAAATAGCATTATCATACTTGATACGGACACAACTTTTTATAACAAATTAGTTTCTCAAGTATTAACTGATATTATCATTATAAATGCGACCATGATATTTTTAATTTTATTTTTTGCTTTATTTTTATCGAGATCTCTTCTAATTCCTGTTAAGCTTCTTTCAGCCAAGCTTTCAAAACTTAATGAAATAGCACTTGACCACATAGATGAAAATGAAATTCCATTAGAATTCAAACCTCTTGGAATGGGTATAAATAGGTTAATTGACAGAATTCACACTTTTATAGGGTATCAAAAAGAACTTTTTATAGGCATTGCTCATGAATTAAAAACCCCACTAGCTGTTATGAAAACCAAAAATGAAGTTACGCTTTTAAAGCCAAGAGATAATGAAAAATATGTAGAAACTTTAAAAAATAATAATATTTCAATTGATAATATGAATAAAATGATAAGCTCAATTTTAGAAATTGGTAGACAAGAAGGTGCACAATTTGAAAAGCCTGTTGAAATTGACATTATAAAACTTATAAAAGAAACTTGTTTAAATTTTAAGATATTAGCACAATCAAAAGATAAAGCAATAATTACAAAACTAAAACCAGATGAGTTTTTTATGAGCATTCAACCAAATTTATTTTTACATATTGTCCAAAATTTCATTCAAAATGCTATTAAATTTTCACCACAAAACTCAGCTATTATCATAAAAAGCACTATTTTAGACGATTGTTTTAAACTTGATGTTGTTGATGAGGGAATTGGAATAGATGAAAGTTTGGATCTTTTTGCACCATTTAAACGAAGTGGTAATAAAAGTGGTGCTGGACTTGGCTTATTTTTAGCAAAAGGTGCAGCCGATGCAATGAATGCTCAAATTTCACTTAAAAATAGAAGTGATCAAAAAGGAGTCATTGCAACTATTAAAATTCCAATTTCAAAAACAAGTAAAAAATTAAATAAGGCTTTTAAATGA
- a CDS encoding Ppx/GppA phosphatase family protein → MTKKVAVIDLGSNSARMVIFGRTSRLGFYILGEYKMKVRLGEGAYEHSGIIQEDAMKKCFGAFVEFRKILNRYKIQKILAVGTSALRDAKNANEFINMVKKLGISLKVVDGDMEAYYGGFGAARLVKYPNNATTIDIGGGSTELAKIENGKVVKTLSLNLGTVRLKELFYDKENLNGLDEFVKELTDKISKDFQNNTIISIGGSLRAISNAIIQRKNYPLKMVHGFSYNYEKEKGFIEKIYSSKISDLGNFFIKKDRFDTIRGGAYIFKKVADILKAKEIITSGVGVREGVFLTNLIGKNAKFPGNFNPSLKSLQDRFITQNRPNITKFSKELFYTLKPLHKVSENYINELLTASKLTDIGRKIGFYSKHLNANFIILNALNYGYTHKEKALIATIIKQNGKKNISQIEYEELKELLPDENSVIWLSFILKLATVLDYSDIKNVSLSYKNKTLEIYGLKEDEYIKDTIKKMQKPGIFAITFN, encoded by the coding sequence ATGACAAAAAAAGTAGCAGTTATAGACCTTGGCTCAAACTCAGCAAGAATGGTAATTTTTGGAAGAACTAGTAGGCTTGGATTTTACATACTTGGTGAATACAAAATGAAAGTAAGACTTGGAGAGGGAGCTTATGAACATAGTGGAATTATCCAAGAAGATGCTATGAAAAAATGCTTTGGCGCTTTTGTGGAGTTTAGAAAGATACTAAATAGGTATAAAATTCAAAAAATTCTAGCCGTTGGAACATCAGCCTTAAGAGATGCAAAAAATGCAAATGAGTTTATAAATATGGTTAAAAAGCTTGGCATTAGCCTAAAAGTTGTAGATGGCGATATGGAGGCATACTATGGTGGTTTTGGAGCAGCAAGACTTGTAAAATACCCAAATAATGCAACAACCATTGATATTGGTGGAGGATCTACAGAACTTGCTAAAATAGAAAATGGAAAAGTTGTAAAAACACTTTCTTTAAATTTAGGAACTGTAAGATTAAAAGAGCTTTTTTATGATAAAGAAAATTTAAATGGACTTGATGAGTTTGTTAAAGAGCTAACAGATAAAATTTCTAAAGATTTTCAAAACAATACAATTATCTCAATTGGGGGAAGCTTAAGAGCCATTTCAAATGCAATTATACAAAGAAAGAATTATCCTTTAAAAATGGTTCATGGCTTTTCTTATAATTATGAAAAAGAAAAAGGCTTTATAGAAAAAATTTATTCTTCAAAAATATCAGATTTGGGAAACTTTTTTATAAAAAAAGATCGTTTTGATACAATAAGAGGTGGAGCTTATATTTTCAAAAAAGTTGCTGATATTTTAAAAGCAAAAGAGATAATTACAAGTGGAGTTGGTGTTAGAGAGGGAGTTTTTTTAACAAATTTAATAGGCAAAAATGCAAAATTTCCTGGAAATTTTAATCCATCTTTAAAAAGCCTACAAGATAGATTTATAACTCAAAATCGTCCAAATATAACTAAATTTTCAAAAGAGCTTTTTTATACCCTAAAACCACTTCATAAAGTTAGTGAAAATTATATAAATGAACTTTTAACAGCCTCAAAACTCACAGATATTGGAAGAAAAATCGGCTTTTACTCAAAGCATTTAAATGCTAATTTTATTATTTTAAACGCACTTAATTATGGATATACACATAAAGAAAAAGCCCTAATTGCAACGATAATAAAACAAAATGGCAAAAAAAATATAAGCCAAATTGAATATGAAGAATTAAAAGAGTTATTACCCGATGAAAACTCAGTTATTTGGCTAAGTTTTATTTTAAAACTAGCTACAGTTTTAGACTATAGTGATATAAAAAATGTAAGTCTTAGCTACAAAAATAAAACACTTGAAATTTATGGATTAAAAGAAGATGAATATATAAAAGACACTATTAAAAAAATGCAAAAACCAGGAATTTTTGCAATTACATTTAATTAA
- the luxS gene encoding S-ribosylhomocysteine lyase, with the protein MPLLDSFKVDHTKMKAPGVRLAKSMKTPKGDIINVYDLRFCLPNKEIMSEDGTHTLEHLFAGFMREHLNSKDVEIIDISPMGCRTGFYMSLIGNPNIDKVINAWENSMKDVLNVSSQSDIPELNIYQCGTASMHSLKEAKKIAQNVLNKGICIINNDEIALKDI; encoded by the coding sequence ATGCCACTACTTGATAGTTTTAAGGTTGATCACACAAAAATGAAAGCTCCAGGAGTAAGACTTGCAAAAAGTATGAAAACCCCAAAAGGTGATATTATAAACGTTTATGATTTAAGATTTTGCCTACCAAACAAAGAGATTATGAGCGAAGATGGAACACATACATTAGAGCATCTTTTTGCAGGCTTTATGAGAGAACACCTAAATAGTAAAGATGTTGAGATAATCGATATTTCGCCAATGGGTTGCAGAACTGGTTTTTACATGAGTTTAATAGGAAATCCAAATATTGATAAAGTTATCAATGCTTGGGAAAATTCAATGAAAGATGTTTTAAATGTATCTTCACAAAGTGATATCCCAGAACTTAATATTTATCAGTGTGGAACTGCTTCTATGCACAGTTTAAAAGAAGCTAAAAAAATAGCTCAAAATGTTTTAAATAAAGGAATTTGCATTATAAACAATGATGAAATTGCTTTAAAAGATATTTAG
- the dut gene encoding dUTPase, with product MENVEILKQMFLMQQRLNDETNGKKWEEGTAQNGKLINWKRCIYMECAELIDSFSWKHWKSINQKANSENIKIELTDIWHFIMSLVLEKAYPNKNIDDIVKDIISVSGFRDFTLEAYSISEYNLYEIINDIEIIIHECSGFELKIHELLTNFFRLSLKCGLNLNELFEKYVGKNVLNKFRQDNGYQNGTYVKIWNGKEDNEVLSKILNSGIINMDEIYKKLDENYKKIKK from the coding sequence ATGGAAAATGTAGAAATTCTAAAACAGATGTTTTTAATGCAACAACGACTAAATGATGAAACAAACGGCAAAAAATGGGAAGAAGGAACCGCACAAAATGGCAAACTCATTAATTGGAAAAGATGTATTTATATGGAGTGTGCTGAACTAATCGATAGCTTTTCATGGAAGCACTGGAAAAGTATAAACCAAAAAGCAAATAGTGAAAATATAAAGATTGAACTAACTGATATTTGGCATTTTATAATGAGCTTAGTCTTAGAAAAAGCGTATCCTAATAAAAATATTGATGATATTGTAAAAGATATTATTTCAGTTAGTGGATTTAGGGATTTTACACTTGAAGCCTACAGCATAAGTGAATATAATCTATATGAAATTATTAACGATATTGAGATTATAATTCACGAATGCAGTGGTTTTGAGCTTAAAATTCATGAGCTTTTAACTAACTTTTTTAGACTTTCACTTAAATGCGGCTTAAACTTAAATGAGCTTTTTGAAAAATATGTTGGGAAAAATGTGTTAAATAAATTTAGACAAGACAATGGATACCAAAACGGAACTTATGTAAAAATTTGGAATGGTAAAGAAGATAACGAGGTATTAAGTAAAATTTTAAACTCAGGCATTATAAATATGGATGAAATTTATAAAAAACTTGATGAAAATTATAAAAAAATAAAAAAATAA
- a CDS encoding ferritin family protein has product MKQYETYKCHKCGNEVEVQKVGGGKLVCCGEEMECITTDLTSVNLMKAFAGESMARNKYDLYGDLAKEAGYHAIAKHFYEAAENEKWHARAELKKHHEMANIPLDKMDKNLLDAAAGEKFEHEEMYPGFAKIAEDEGKKDVARLFKAIAKVEVEHEREYLELKKMLENEGFFESQEEDVWVCEVCGHVHRGKKAPGACPLCKAPKEYFKREFLG; this is encoded by the coding sequence ATGAAACAATACGAAACTTACAAATGTCATAAATGTGGTAATGAAGTTGAAGTACAAAAAGTTGGTGGTGGTAAACTAGTATGCTGTGGTGAAGAGATGGAGTGCATAACAACTGATTTAACTTCTGTAAATTTAATGAAAGCATTTGCTGGTGAATCAATGGCTAGAAACAAATATGATTTATATGGCGACTTAGCTAAAGAAGCTGGATATCACGCTATTGCAAAGCATTTTTATGAAGCAGCTGAAAATGAAAAATGGCACGCAAGAGCTGAGCTTAAAAAACATCATGAAATGGCTAACATACCGCTTGATAAAATGGATAAAAACCTGCTTGATGCAGCAGCTGGAGAAAAATTTGAACACGAAGAGATGTATCCAGGTTTTGCAAAAATAGCTGAAGATGAGGGCAAAAAAGATGTTGCAAGACTTTTTAAAGCTATTGCAAAAGTTGAAGTTGAACACGAAAGAGAGTATTTAGAACTCAAAAAAATGCTTGAAAATGAAGGCTTTTTTGAAAGCCAAGAAGAAGATGTTTGGGTTTGTGAAGTTTGCGGTCATGTTCATCGTGGCAAAAAAGCTCCTGGCGCCTGTCCTTTATGTAAAGCTCCAAAAGAGTATTTTAAAAGAGAATTTTTAGGGTAA
- a CDS encoding acyl-CoA thioesterase has protein sequence MDLKNMGEPKIKIVAMPRDTNPAGNIFGGWILAQIDKAGAVAAREVAPIRVVTISFKEVIFKEPVFVGDLVSCYAKIIGVGKTSIKVKVDVIVQRLNEDNKVVKIPVTSAEVTYVSVDRAGNKRVIDEDLKKICGF, from the coding sequence ATGGATTTAAAAAATATGGGAGAGCCAAAGATAAAAATAGTTGCAATGCCAAGAGACACAAATCCTGCTGGAAATATATTTGGTGGATGGATACTAGCTCAAATAGATAAAGCCGGGGCAGTTGCAGCAAGGGAAGTTGCACCAATTAGAGTTGTAACTATCTCATTTAAAGAAGTAATTTTTAAAGAACCTGTTTTTGTTGGGGACTTAGTCAGTTGCTATGCAAAAATCATAGGAGTTGGAAAAACATCCATAAAGGTAAAAGTTGATGTTATAGTTCAAAGACTAAATGAAGACAATAAAGTTGTTAAAATACCAGTAACAAGTGCAGAAGTAACCTATGTAAGCGTTGATAGGGCAGGAAACAAAAGAGTTATTGATGAGGATTTGAAAAAAATTTGTGGGTTTTAA